The DNA window GAACGGTATCGACACCCTCCTCCGCCCCTGCCTGTGCGATGGCCAGGCTGACATTGACGCTGTCGCAGCCCGGCAAATCCGCCTCCGCGATCGCCAAACGCAGTTTTTCCGCCAGCAGCATCACGTCGGCGGCCGTCGTATGCGTGGCGACGATCAAAAACTCCTGCCCGCGCATCCGCGCCAACATGTCGGAGGTACGCAAACGGCGCATCACCGTCTCCGCCACAAGCCGCAAAGCCGCGTCACCCAGCGGATGGCCGTACGGATCGTTCGTCGACCGGAAGCTGCTCACCTCGAACGACATCACCGCCAGCGGCAGGCCGTAACGGCGCGCGCGCCGCAGTTCGTTGTCCAGCATCGTCTCGCCGGCGCGGCGGTTGGCGGCGCCCGTCAAATGGTCGACGGTGCTCAGTTGCGAGAGCTGGCCCGAAAGCTCGTCGTTCCGATGCTTTAATTCGCTCATGCCCAGCCCGAGGCTGACAAACTGCGCAAGGCTCGAGAACGCAGCAAACTGCTCGCGCGAGAACGCGATGTGACGGTCGAACATCAGGCAAATCGCCCCCATGGCCGATCCGGTCTCCGGATTGCCCGCCTCGGAGCGCAGCGGCAGCGCCAGCACCATGCGCACGTAACGGTCGTGCAAGCGCATGGCCAATTCCGGATCGCCGGTCTTCTCGGGCGCGTCCAGCAGCACCATGCGCCCTGCGGACACCGCCATCAATGGCGGAAACACGTCCCGTAGCGCCGATTGCAGCAGATGGTCGGTCCGTCCCATCAAAGTGGCCAGATTAAGATCGTCGGGCGACGCCTGCGCGACCAGCCGCAGATCGCCGTGCTGCTTCATATGCAGCAGCGACGCGTGATACACGCCCGGAAAACCGCACAACGCATGACACACCTTGGCCGCCATCCTGTCGATATTGTCGATGGCGCCGATGGCGTGCTGCACGCCGCGCTGCAAGCCCACCAGATCGCGCAGCTCGCGCTCCCTGTCGAACAGGCGCTGCTGCGTGGCGGCGCCGGGATCGTCGGATATCGACAACGCACGGCGGACGGCATGCCGCAAATCGTCATCGAGCACGGGGCAAATCAGATAGTCGAAGGAGCCGAAAGCCATCAGCTCCGGCAGCCACGCGCACTGCTCATAGCCGCACAACACCAGCAGCGGCGCGCCGGCGCGGTCGATGATCAACTGTCCGATCGCGGCCAGCCCGCCGGGACGCGCATAGCCGTTCAAATCGAGCACCAGCAAATCGGTGGCCTGGCGCGCCAACTCGGCGGCCATATCGTCGATGCTATCGACGATTGCGAGCCGGGAGAACATCTCCCCACAGATCGCCTGGAAATGCGCGCGCCGGTCGCGGCTGGAATTGAAATACGCGCCGACGCTGCCGGACCGGCCTGGATTCTCGGTCATTTTTGTTGCCCCTAGGTATTTCTATTTTTATGCGGAACCGCTTGCTTCCAGTGTGCCACAAAACCGGGCGCTTGCACGGTCGGCCATCTGCGCGCATGTGTGAAAAAGCGCACCGTCATCCTGGCGCCATGCGCGAATACTGTTCCTTCGATGCACAAGGAGGGAATTATGGCAAACAACGAAAACCGGGCCGATTCGGGCACCGCAAGTCAACAGCGCGAAATCCAGCAGCAACAAGACCAAGCCGACCAGCAGAAGGAATCCGGCAGCCAGTCCGGCCAGCGCCAGGGGCCAGTGCAGACCACCGAACATGAGTATCCGGGCACGATGCCATCGCAGCACCTGGAAAAGCCGGGGCTGGAGGCGCAGATGCAGCTCAAGCCCGAATTCCTGGCGCCCGACTACGCCGGCAGCGGCAAACTGGCCGGCATGGTGGCCTTGATCACCGGCGGCGACTCCGGCATCGGCCGCGCCGTCGCGGTGCTGTATGCGCGCGAAGGCGCGGACGTCGCCATCGTCTATCTGGAAGAAGACCAGGACGCGATCGACACCAAACGCTATGTCGAGGCGGAGGGCCAGAGCTGCCTGCTGCTGCGCGGCGACGTGCGCGATGCCGCCTTCTGCCGCGACGCCGCCGAGCAGACGCACGAGCGCTTCGGCCGGCTCGATATCCTGGTCAACAACGCCGCCTTCCAGGAACACGCGGAAAAGCTGACCGACCTGACCGAAGAGCGTTTCGACATGACGATGAAGACCAACGTCTATGGCTACTTCCACATGGCCAAGGCGGCGCTGCCCTTCCTCAAACGCGGCGCCTCCATCATCAACACCGGATCGGTGGTCGGGCTGCAAGGCTCCAAGCATCTGCTGGACTATTCCACCACCAAGGGCGCGATCCACGCGTTCACGATGTCGCTCGCTTCCAACCTGCTGGACCAGGGTATCCGCGTGAACGCGGTGGCGCCGGGACCGGTGTGGACCCCGCTTAACCCGGCCGACCAGTCGCCAGATAAAATCGCCGAGTTCGGGCAGGCCACCGACATGCGCCGCGCCGCGCAACCGCAGGAGCTGTCACCGGCCTACGTGTTCCTGGCCGCGCCGTCGTGCTCCAGCTACATCAGCGGTATCGTGTTGCCGATCACCGGCTCCGTGGGGTCCTGAGCCATGGCCGCCCGCGCGTTGTGGAAAGGCGCCATCAGCTTCGGGCTGGTGCACATTCCGGTCGAGTTGTATTCAGCGGTGCAAACGCACGAGCTGGATTTGACGATGCTCGATCGCCGCGACTTTTCGCCCGTGGGCTATAAGCGCTATAACAAAAAGACCGGCAAGGATGTGACTTGGGACGATATCGTCAAAGGTTACGAGTACGAAGAAGACGAATATGTCGTCCTGTCGGACGAGGACCTGAAGCGGGCCAACGTCGAGGCCACGGGCACGATCGACATCCAGGCCTTCGTCGACGCCGCCGACGTGCCGCTGACGTATTACGAGCAGCCCTATTATCTGGCGCCGTCCAAGGGCGGCGCCAAGGTCTACGCGCTGCTGCGCGAAACGCTGCGCAAGGCCGGCAAGATCGGCATCGCCACGGTGGTAATCCGCACCAAGCAGCATCTGTGCGCGCTGGTGTGTATCGACGAAAAAATCGTGTTGAATACCTTGCGGTATGAGGCGGAGATCCGCAGCGCCGAGGAACTGAAGCTGCCGCCGGCGACCGCCAAGGCGGCCGGCATCAGCGATAAGGAATTGCAGATGGCGCTGTCGCTGGTCGAAGGCATGAGCGAGGAGTGGAAGCCGGAGCAGTATCGCGACACGTACAAGGACGACGTGCTGGCGTTGGTGAAGAAAAAGGTCAAGGCCGGTCAGACCAAGACCATCACTGCCGCCGAGCCGGAAGACAAACCCGCCAAGCCGTCGAATGTGGTCGATCTGGTGGCGCTGCTGCAGGACAGCCTGGGCAAGCGGCCCGGCAAGCCTGGAGCGAAAGCGGCCGCCAAACCTGCGGCGCGCAAGAGCGCAGCAAAAGCCGACAGCGACGAGGAGGAGGAAGAAGCACCTGCTCCACGCCGCAAAACCAGCACCGCCAAAAAGACGCCAACCGCTGCGGCAAGGGCCAAGAGCACCGCGAAGTCATCGACGTCGCGCAAGGCGGCGTGACCGTAGCCACGCAACATCACAAAACCACGGAGACACGTAGGGCGGATTAGGCGGAACGCCGTAATCCGCCAATGCGCGCGCCGTCGAAACGCACGCATTGGCCGATTACGCTTCGCTAATCCGCCCTACGTGGAACCGTGGTAAATCGGAACCGGTGGTAACTCAATTCCCCGTTCCCGGTTTAAACTCCAGCATCTTCATCGCCGGTGCCAGCCCTTTGGCAGCCTTCGCATATCCATCCCAAGGCGAGTTACCGACATCCAGCCGCGTATGCACCGTGCCCACGGTCCAATGATCTCCGCCCGTCAGCTTATCCAACTCCTCCCAAGTCACCGGCACCGAAATCCCCAACCCGGGCCGCGCCCTCGCCGACCACGCGCACGCCGTCGTCGCTCCCCTCCCATTGCGCAAGTAATCGATAAAGATCTTCCCGATACGATTACTAGGCCCGCTCTTGAGCACAAACCGCTCCGGAATGTTCTGCGCCATATGCGCCACGATCGCCTGCGAAAACGCCTTGACGTCATCCCAGCCATATCCCGGCTTGATCGGCACCACCACGTGCAAGCCCTTGCCGCCGCTGGTCTTCAAAAACGCCGGCAACCCCAGATGATCGAGGAAGGCCCGCATCAACTGCGCCGCCTCCCGCACCTGCTTCCACGTCACGTCCTTGCCGGGATCGAGATCGAACACCATCCGGTTCGGCTTCTCGTAGCTGGTGGCGCCGGCGTTCTGCGTATGCAGCTCCACCACGTTCCACTGCGCGGCCGACAGCAAACCCTGCTCCGTCGACACCTCCAGCATCGGCGGATGGTCCGGGTCCAGCTCCTGCTTGAGACTCTTCACACCTGGCAGCTTGTTGGTCTCGGCATGCTTTTGGAAGAACAGCTCCCCGCCGACGCCGGCCGGCGCGCGCACCAGCGATACCGGCCGGCCTTTCAAATGCGGCAGCATCAGCGCGCCCACCAGCGCGTAGTAGCGCACCAGCGTAATCTTGGTGGCGCCGCTTTGTTTGTCGATCACGCGATCGGGATTTGTCACTTTCAGTGAAGCCGGCAGTTTGCCATGCACGGCGGTCGAGGTTTCCATGTCGGTGTTCTCCTTGTCCTTCACGTGGGAAGGCAGCTCGCGCGTGATGGCGCTGGCCTTCTTATCCTTGCGCAGCCCTTTGAATACGGAATGGCGGATCGAGCCTGAGCGCGTCCACTCGCCGAAGGCCACTTCCGCCACCAGGGTTGGCTTGAGCCAGTGCGCCCGCTTGTCGATCTCCTTGTTCGGCACAAACGGGCTTTTATCGGCCGTCAGCTCATCCATTTTGGATTTCAGCTCCTTCAGCGAAGCGCCGTTAAAGCCGCTGCCGACATTGCCGGCGTATTGCAGCTTGCCGTCCTTGTCGTAGGTCCCCAGCAGCAGCGAACCGAAGCCGCTGCGCGAGCCCTGCGGGTCGGTGTAGCCGCCGATGACGAATTCCTGCCGCTGGCCGCATTTGAGTTTGATCCAGCTGCCGCCTCGGCGCGACGTATAGGCCGAATCGCGCCGTTTGCCGATGATGCCCTCCAGCCCCATGCTGCAAGCGGCGGCGATCATGTCCTGCGGAGAGGCGTTCAGCGCGGCGCTATAGCGCACGGTATCGGTGGCCTTCTTCGCCATCACTTTTTCGAGGATGGCGCGGCGCTCTTCCAGCGGCATCTCGCGGAGATCGCGGCCGTCGTGGAACGGAATGTCGAAGATGAAGTAGACCATCTCGCCGGGGTGATTCTCGTCGAAGGCGTTTTGCAACAGACCGAAGTCGGGACGGCCTTCTTCGTCATGCACGACGATCTCGCCATCGTACCAGCCCGATGGCAGCTTCATTTTTGCAATGGCCTCGCGCAGCGGACGCATTTTATGCGTCCAGTCGTTACCGTTGCGTGTGATCAGGCGGATGTCCGTGCCATCAACCCGCGTCAGAATGCGGTAGCCGTCGAACTTGATCTCGAATAGCCAATCTTCCGGCGACGACGGCGGCGCGTCGACCAGGGTGGCCAGTTGCGGCGTCAGCGTCTCGGGCAACTCGGCCTTGGGAGCGGCGACCTTGGGCGCGGCCTTGGATGCGGCCTTTGGCGCGGCTTTCCCGGCGCTCTTCGCCACTTTCGCCGGCACTGCGGCGGCGCTCCCCGGCAGCGGCAAAGCTTTCACGCTGTCGGGCATCTCGTCGATCACGCTGAACTCCTCGGCCGGCCGCGCATATTCGTCCTTCTCTTTAATCAGCAGCCAGGGTTCCTGTTTTTCGCCCTTGCCCTTCATCCGCACGAGCACCCACTTGCCGTGCATCTTATGCCCGGTCAGCTCGAATTTCAGATTGCCGGCGGCCAGCGCCTTGCGCGGATCGTCCAGCGGCTTCCAGTAACCCTTGTCCCAAATGATGACCTTCCCCGCCCCGTACTGCTTGGGCGGTATCGTCCCCTCGAAATCGTTGTACGAGATCGGGTGGTCTTCCACGTGCACGGCCATGCGCTTGTCGTGCGTGTCGTAGCTCGGGCCCTTGGGCACGGCCCAACTCATCATTACGCCGTCGAGTTCCAGCCGGAAGTCGTAATGCAGCCGGCTGGCCCAATGCTTTTGAATGACGAACGTCAGCGTCTCGCCGCCCTCCTGGCCTCCTTCGGCCGGCTCGGGGGTGATCGCGAAGTTACGCTTGGCTTTATAGGTTTTCAGGGATTCGCTCATAACGCCAGCGTAGCCCCAGGCGGCCGCGCATTCTGTGCGTTGGCGAACATGTAAGCGATTGTAAAGCCCGTCAACGAGGGCGATCCGGGCCGCGTTTTCTGCTCAGTGACACGGGAATTGTCCCGGCCCTAAATCAAAACCTGAATGAGGATTTCATCATGAACAAACTTATCGCTACCCTGATCGCCGGCCTGTTTGCAACCGCAGCTTTTGCACAAGCTCCTGCCACCACCACGACCACCACCACCGCAACGCCGGCAGCAGCTGCTAAAGCGGAAGCCAAGGAAACCAAGGCCGCCGTCAAAGCCGAAGCGAAAGAAACCAAAGCTGAAATCAAGGCCGACGCAAAAACCGCCAAGGTAGAAGCCGACGCGAAGAAAGACGTCGCCGTCGCCCACGCCGAAGCCAAAGCCGACAAGGCCGACGCACACGCCAAGGCCACCAAGACCAAAGCCAAAGCACATGCCAAGGCCGCCAAGACCGAAGCAACCGACGGCGTAGCCGCACCAGTCGTTACCAAGTAAGTCTTTGTTCTGTAGGACGTAAAAAAAGCGGACCCGATTCGATTCGGGTCCGCTTTTTCCATGGGCGATCAGCTTATTGCTGAGCGACCGCTGGTGCCGTTGGCGCGCCGGCTGTACCGCCGGCGCTGTCCCAGCCACCACCCAGTGCGCGGATCAGCGCCACGGTGGTTACCGCGCGCGTGCCGCGCAGCTGCACGGCGGTGCGTTCCACCGCCGCCAGGTTGCGCTGCGCGTCCAGCAAATCGAGGTAGCTCGAACGACCGGCCGTGTACAGCTTCTGCGCCAGATCGGCGGAGCGGCGTGCCGACACCAGCGCCGCTTCCATCTGCGCCGTCTGACCGGCGAGGATACGCAGGCCGGCCAGGTTGTCTTCCACCTCGGCGAAGGCCACCAGCACGCTCTGACGATACGTACCGACCGACTCCTCCAGCGCCGCTTCGCTGCGGAGGATGTTGTTCTTGTTGCGGCCACCGTCAATGATAGGCATCGACATCAGCGCGCCAAGCACCCACGAACGGCTGCTCCACTTGAACACTTCGGCCACGGTGTCGGCCGACGAGCCGCCACCGCTCGCGCTCAACGTCAGCGCCGGGAACATGGCCGATCGGGCCACGCCGATGCGGGCGTTGGACGCCTCCATCGTGCGCTGCGCGGCGGCGATGTCCGGACGGCGTTCCAGCAGCGACGACGGCATGCCTGCCGGGATCACCGGCAGCAGCGCCGTGTCCAGCAAAGGCGAAACGCCGGCCGTGTAGCTGGCCGCCGGTTTGCCCAGCAAAACCGCCAGCGCATGCTCGGTCGTCACGCGCTGACGCTGCAGGCCGATGAACTCCGAGCGCGTCGTCGCCAGTTCGGTCTTGGCGCGCGCCAGATCGAATTCGCCGATGTCGCCCAGGTCGAAACGGCGCTGGTTGACCTTGACGTCCTCCTCACGCGTTTGCACCGTGCGGTTCAGCGTTTCCAGTTCGGCGTCGGTGGCGCGCAGACGGAAGTAAGTCTGCGCCACATCCGCTTGCACCGACAGCAGCACAGAGCGGTAGGTCGCCTCGATCGAGGCGGCATCGCTGCGGGCGGCGCTGACGTTGGACGATACGCGGCCGAACAGGTCGACCTCGTAGCTGGCCGTCAGGTTCGCGCTAAACAGTTTGCCCGGCGCGACGTCCGTGCCTTGCGGCAGGCCGAGCGACGTCGCCGACTGGCGCTGACGCTGGGCGCCGGCGTTGACGCCGACCTGCGGAATGCGGTCCGCTTCGGCCACGCCGGCGATGGCGCGGGCCTGCTTGACGCGGGCCGCCGCCACCGACAGGTTGGCGTTGGCACGCGTCGCCTCGGCGATCAGCTCATTGAGGGCTGGATCGTTGAAGGCCAGCCACCACTCGCCGCGCGGCTGCGCCTCGGCGGCCTGCGCCTGTTTCCAGGTGCTGCCGTCGGCGGCGGTTCTCACCGCCACCGAGACATCGGCGGCGGTCGGCGCTTGCGATTCCTTGAAGGCGGTGGGCACTTCCACCGCCGGCTGTTTGAATTCCGGCGCGGCGCATGCCGTCATCAGCAACGCTGCCAGTACCGGCGCCACACCTTTGGCGATCATTTGCAGCTTGTTCATATTAGTGGGTCCCTTCCAGTTTTGCCACCGCGCCGTCGCCGGCGACGGCAGGTTTTTTCTCCATGCGGATGGCCAGGTTACGCAACAGGACGTAGAACACGGGCGTCAGGAACAGGCCGAAGAAGGTCACGCCCAGCATGCCGGCGAACACCGCCACACCCATCGCATGACGCATTTCCGAACCGGCGCCGCTCGAGAACACCAGTGGCAGCACGCCCATGATGAATGCGATCGACGTCATCAGAATCGGGCGCAGACGCAGGCGGCAAGCTTCCAGCGCCGCTTCGACCACGGTGCGGCCCTGGTGTTCCAGTTCACGGGCGAATTCCACAATCAGGATCGCGTTCTTGGACGCCAACCCGACCAGCACGAACAACGCGATCTGCGTGAAGACGTTGTTGTCGCCAGCGGTCAGCTTCACGCCGATCAGCGCGCACAGAATCGACATCGGCACGATCAGGATCACGGCCAGCGGCAGGGTCCAGCTTTCGTATTGGGCGGCAAGCACCAGGAACACCAGCAGTACACACAGCGGGAACACATAAATCATCGTGTTACCGGACAGGATGTCCTGGTACACCAGTTCCGTCCATTCGTAGCCGATGCCCTTAGGCAGAACCTCTTCGACGATCTTGGTCATTTCAGCCTGCGCCTCACCCGACGACACGCCGGGAGCCGGTGCACCGTTGATTTCGGCGGCGACGAAGGCGTTGTAGCGTTGTACGCGGTCCGGGCCATAGGTGTCCTTGACGCGCATCAGCGACGACAGCGGAATCATCTCGCCTTTATCGTTACGTACCTTCAGCTGGGCGATATCCTCGGCGTGCGAACGGAACTGCTGGTCGGCCTGGACGCGCACCTGGTAGGTACGGCCGAACTGATTGAAGTCGTTCACATACAGCGAACCCAGATTGATCTGCAAGGTCTGGTAAATCGTCTGCAGCGGAATACCCAACTGCTTGGCCTTGACGCGATCGACGTCGGCGAACAATTGCGGCACGTTGATCTGGTAGCCCGAGAAAACGCCCGCCAGTTTCGGATTGGTCGCGGCTTTCGCCTGCACCGCTTGCACTGCTTTATACAGCGCGTCGTAACCCTGGTTCTCGCGATCCTGCAGCATCAGCTTGAAGCCACCGGTGGTACCGAGGCCGTTGACCGGCGGCGGTGGCAGCACCATTACGAACGCGCCTTCGATCGAGCCCATACGCTTGTTCATTTCAGCGGCGATGCCTTCGGCCGACTGCTCTTTGCCGTGACGCTTGTCGAATGCGCTCAGGCCGACGAACACGATACCGGCGTTCGGCGCGTTGGTGAAGCCGTTGATCGACAGGCCAGGGAAAGCGATCGAATTGTCGATGCCTGGAATGTCCTTGGCGATGTCCGACATCTTGCGGATCACGGCGTCGGTGCGGTCCAGCGAGGCGGCGTCAGGCAACTGCGCGAAGCCGATCAGGTACTGCTTGTCCTGCGCCGGAACGAAGCCCGGTGGCACCAGTTTGAACATGAAACCTGCCGCGACGGCCAGCACCGCGTAGACGATCAGCGAACCGCCCTTGCGCTTCAGTACACCGGTCACGCCCTTTTCATAACGATCGGAAGCGCGGTTGAAGAAGCGGTTGAACCAGCCGAAGAAACGACCGAACACCTTGTCCATGCCACGGGTCAGCGCGTCTTTCGGCGCGTCGTGCGGTTTGAGCAGCGCGGCGGCCAGGGCCGGAGCCAGGGTCAACGAGCTGAATGCCGAGATCACGGTCGAAATGGCGATGGTCAGCGCGAACTGCTTGTAGAACTGGCCGGACAGACCCGAGACGAAAGCGATCGGCACGAACACGGCGCACAGCACCAGGGCGATGGCGATAATCGGACCACTCACCTCTTTCATCGCCTGGATGGTCGCTTCGCGCGGCGCCAGGCCGTCATGGATGTTACGTTCGACGTTTTCCACCACCACGATCGCGTCATCGACCACGATACCGATGGCCAGCACAAGGCCGAACAGCGACAAGGTGTTGATCGAGAAGCCAAAGGCCAGCATCACGGCGAAGGTACCGACCACCGAGACGGGAACGGCCAGCAGCGGAATGACCGATGCGCGCCAGGTTTGCAGAAAGATGATCACCACCAGCGCCACCAGGATGATCGCTTCGACCAAAGTGTGGATCACGGAGCGGATCGACTCCCGCACGAATTGGGTCGGGTCGTATACGATGTCGTAAGCGACGCCTTCCGGGAAATCTTTCGACAGGCGTTCCATGGTCGAGCGCACGTCGGCCGACAGCTGCAAGGCGTTGGCGTTGGGTGCTTCGAAAATTGGAATCGCGGCGGCCGATTTGTTGTTCAGCAGCGAGCGCAGAGCGTACGAATTCGAGCCCATTTCCAGGCGCGCCACGTCGCGCAGACGCGTCACGGCGCCGTCGCTATTGGTCTTGACGATAATGTCGCCAAACTCTTCTTCGCTTTGCAGGCGGCCGTGCGTATTGACGGTCAGCTGGAAGTCCGCGCCCTTGCTCGGGCCCTGGCCGATCACACCAGCCGCCACTTGCACGTTCTGCTCGCGGATCGAATCGACGATGTCGCCGGCAGTCAGGTTACGCTGGGCGACCTTTTGCGGATCGAGCCAGACGCGCATCGAATAGTCGCCGGCGCCGAACAGCTGCACCTCGCCCATGCCGGGCAGGCGGGCCAGTTGGTCCTTGACGTTCAACACCGCGTAGTTACGCAGATACAGGTCGTCGTAACGGCCGTTCGGCGAGGACAGGTGGACCACCATGGTCAGGTTGGGCGACGACTTGACGGTCGTCACGCCAATCTGGCGCACCTCTTCCGGCAGACGCGGAAGCGCGCGTTGGACGCGATTCTGCACTTGCGTTTCGGCCTGCTCGACGTTGGTGCCGATCTTGAAGGTGACGGTCAGCGCCAGCGCGCCGTCCGAGGTGTTTTGCGAGGACATGTACAGCATGTTCTCGACGCCGTTGATCTGTTCCTCAAGCGGCGCGGCCACGGTTTCGGCGATGATCTTCGGATTCGCGCCCGGATACTGCGCGCGCACCACCACCGATGGCGGCACCACGTCCGGGTACTCCGAGATCGGCAGCTTGAAGATCGATATCAAGCCGGCGACGAAGATAATGATCGACAGTACAGCCGCGAAAATCGGCTTGTCGACAAAAAATCGGGAGATGTTCATATTCTTATTCCTTGGAGGTGCCGGCCTTGGTATTGGCGACGGCTACTTTTTCATCTTTTTTGGCATCGGGCTTCGACTCCGGCTTGGCCACGTTGGCCGCCAGTGGATCGGAATCCATCGGCACCACGGTCGGCGAGATCGGCGCGCCGGGACGCACGCGCTGCAGGCCGTTGACGACGATCTTGTCGCCCGCTTTCAGGCCTTCGCGCACCACGCGCAGACCATCGACTTGTGGGCCCAGCGTGACGGCGCGGTACTCGGCCTTGTTGCCGGCGCCGACCACGAACACGAACTTGCGGCTTTGATCGGTACTGACGGCGCGCTCGTTGATTAGCAGCGTAGGCTTGGCGCCGGTGGTGCCGGCCAGCTGCACGCGGGCGAACAGGCCGGGAACCAGGGTGCCGTCCTTGTTGGCCAAGGTGGCGCGCATACGCACCGAACCGCTGCGCGGATCGAGCTGGTTGTCGACGAATTCAAGCTTGCCTTCGTGCGGGAAGCCGGTTTCGTTGGCCAGGCCGATCTTGACGATGGCCGGTTCGCCCTTGTGGGCGGCGGCGCCGACGCGCAGGTAGGTATCTTCGTCGCCGTCGAAGGAGGCGTAGATGTTTTCCAGCGAGACCACGGAGGTCAGCACGGCCGACGCGTCGACCAGGTTACCGAGCGTAATTTCAGCTTTCGACACGCGGCCGTTGATCGGCGACTCGACGCGGGTGTAGGCCAGATTGAGCTTGGCCGCCTCGTACTGGGCCTGCGCGGCGCGGGCGTCGGCATCGAGCTGCTTCTGGTTCGAAGCGCGTTCGTCGTATTCGCGCTGGGCGATGGCTTTATCGGCCAGCAG is part of the Oxalobacteraceae bacterium OTU3CAMAD1 genome and encodes:
- a CDS encoding efflux RND transporter permease subunit, with product MNISRFFVDKPIFAAVLSIIIFVAGLISIFKLPISEYPDVVPPSVVVRAQYPGANPKIIAETVAAPLEEQINGVENMLYMSSQNTSDGALALTVTFKIGTNVEQAETQVQNRVQRALPRLPEEVRQIGVTTVKSSPNLTMVVHLSSPNGRYDDLYLRNYAVLNVKDQLARLPGMGEVQLFGAGDYSMRVWLDPQKVAQRNLTAGDIVDSIREQNVQVAAGVIGQGPSKGADFQLTVNTHGRLQSEEEFGDIIVKTNSDGAVTRLRDVARLEMGSNSYALRSLLNNKSAAAIPIFEAPNANALQLSADVRSTMERLSKDFPEGVAYDIVYDPTQFVRESIRSVIHTLVEAIILVALVVIIFLQTWRASVIPLLAVPVSVVGTFAVMLAFGFSINTLSLFGLVLAIGIVVDDAIVVVENVERNIHDGLAPREATIQAMKEVSGPIIAIALVLCAVFVPIAFVSGLSGQFYKQFALTIAISTVISAFSSLTLAPALAAALLKPHDAPKDALTRGMDKVFGRFFGWFNRFFNRASDRYEKGVTGVLKRKGGSLIVYAVLAVAAGFMFKLVPPGFVPAQDKQYLIGFAQLPDAASLDRTDAVIRKMSDIAKDIPGIDNSIAFPGLSINGFTNAPNAGIVFVGLSAFDKRHGKEQSAEGIAAEMNKRMGSIEGAFVMVLPPPPVNGLGTTGGFKLMLQDRENQGYDALYKAVQAVQAKAATNPKLAGVFSGYQINVPQLFADVDRVKAKQLGIPLQTIYQTLQINLGSLYVNDFNQFGRTYQVRVQADQQFRSHAEDIAQLKVRNDKGEMIPLSSLMRVKDTYGPDRVQRYNAFVAAEINGAPAPGVSSGEAQAEMTKIVEEVLPKGIGYEWTELVYQDILSGNTMIYVFPLCVLLVFLVLAAQYESWTLPLAVILIVPMSILCALIGVKLTAGDNNVFTQIALFVLVGLASKNAILIVEFARELEHQGRTVVEAALEACRLRLRPILMTSIAFIMGVLPLVFSSGAGSEMRHAMGVAVFAGMLGVTFFGLFLTPVFYVLLRNLAIRMEKKPAVAGDGAVAKLEGTH
- a CDS encoding efflux RND transporter periplasmic adaptor subunit — its product is MKNIKQFTAVARPLAAAMALAGLAAFGLTGCDDATGKTESPAAAGGGPPISAATVVEKTITETQEFSGRLEAVEQVQIRPRVGGFITAINFKPGSQVKKGDVLFVIDARPYQAEANRAEAAAGSARAKAELAKLELNRAEKLLADKAIAQREYDERASNQKQLDADARAAQAQYEAAKLNLAYTRVESPINGRVSKAEITLGNLVDASAVLTSVVSLENIYASFDGDEDTYLRVGAAAHKGEPAIVKIGLANETGFPHEGKLEFVDNQLDPRSGSVRMRATLANKDGTLVPGLFARVQLAGTTGAKPTLLINERAVSTDQSRKFVFVVGAGNKAEYRAVTLGPQVDGLRVVREGLKAGDKIVVNGLQRVRPGAPISPTVVPMDSDPLAANVAKPESKPDAKKDEKVAVANTKAGTSKE